CATGCCCATTGCCTTGGCCGTGCGCATCACCCGGCAGGCGATTTCGCCACGATTGGCCACCAGCAGGGTGTCGATAGGCTTAAGGCTCATGGGGTTGGCTCCTGCCAGGCGGGTTTGCGTTTATCCAGAAAGGCGCGCAAGCCTTCCTGACCTTCGGCGCTGACGCGGATACGGGCGATGGCGTTCTCGGTATAGCGACGCAGCGCCGGGTTCAGTACGCCGCTGCCGACTTCGCGCAGCAGATCCTTGCTGGCGAGCATGGCCTGCGGGCTGTTGAGCAGCAGGTTATCGACCCAGGTGTTTACTGCCTCATCGAGCTGCTCTGCCGGGTAGCATTCTGCAAACAGCCCCAGCTCCTGGGCGCGCTGGCCGCTAAAGCGCTCAGCCGTCAGGGCGAAGCGCCGCGCGGCGCGCTCGCCAATCGCCTGCACGACAAAGGGGCTGATCACCGCTGGTGCCAGACCGATGCGTACTTCGGACAGGCACAGCTGGGCATCAACGGCGCCGATGGCCATGTCGCAGCAACTGATCAAGCCGAGTGCCCCACCAAAAGCCGCGCCTTGCACCACGGCCAAGCTTGGGATCTTCAACTGATGCAGGTTGTACATCAGTTCGGCCAGCTCGCGTGAATCGGCCAGGTTGGCGGTGTAGTCCAGGGTCGCCGCGTGTTGCATCCAGGCCAAATCCGCGCCGGCGGAAAAGTGCTTGCCACGGCCGCGCAGCAGCAGAAAACGCAGGCTTTTGTCGGCCATCACCGCGTCGAGGGCGAGAATCAGCTCGCGGATCATCTCGGCGTTAAAGGCGTTGTTCTTGTCCGCGCGGTTAAGCCAGAGCGTGGCAAAACCGCGTGGGTCTTTCTCAAGTTGTACGGTGGTGAAGTCGGTCATAGCGGCTCCAGACATTGTGTTTTTACTCCCTCTCCCATTTATGGGAGAGGGGAGTTGATGTTTACATGCGGAAAACGCCAAAGGTGGTCGGCTCAATCGGCGCGTTCAGGCTGGCAGACAATGCCAAACCGAGTACATCGCGGGTCTGCGCCGGGTCAATCACGCCGTCATCCCACAGGCGGGCGCTGGAGTAGTAAGGATGGCCTTGGCGCTCGTACTGTTCGAGGATCGGCTGCTTGAGTTTGGCTTCATCTTCGGCAGAGAAGCTCTGCCCGGCGCGAGCGGCCTGTTCGTACTTGACCTGCACCAGTACGCCGGCGGCCTGTTCAGCACCCATGACGCCGATCCGTGCATTCGGCCACATCCACAGAAAGCGCGGGTCGTAAGCGCGGCCGCACATGCCGTAGTTACCGGCGCCGAAGCTGCCGCCGATG
This DNA window, taken from Pseudomonas sp. SG20056, encodes the following:
- a CDS encoding gamma-carboxygeranoyl-CoA hydratase; protein product: MTDFTTVQLEKDPRGFATLWLNRADKNNAFNAEMIRELILALDAVMADKSLRFLLLRGRGKHFSAGADLAWMQHAATLDYTANLADSRELAELMYNLHQLKIPSLAVVQGAAFGGALGLISCCDMAIGAVDAQLCLSEVRIGLAPAVISPFVVQAIGERAARRFALTAERFSGQRAQELGLFAECYPAEQLDEAVNTWVDNLLLNSPQAMLASKDLLREVGSGVLNPALRRYTENAIARIRVSAEGQEGLRAFLDKRKPAWQEPTP